The genomic stretch CGGTTTGGGAAACGTTGTTGCCGCGTTATCCAGGTAGATCATGAACGCACGCGAATCGACTTTATATATTTTTCATCCTGAACAGGTCCTGGGATTCGGCAGACCCGCAACTAAGCGGGCGCCTCGCCTGATGCCTCCCGGAAAGAGACATTCGAGTTCCATAAGGCTGATGCCCACTGCTGCTTTAATGTCACGATTGAGAGGCGCACGGCCGTGATAGAAGAAGTACTCACGAAGAAAACGAATTACCTGCCACTGGAGATCGTTCAAGGTATCGATACCGCACTCCCTTGCGAGAGCCCTCGCTAGGTCCTCGGTCCAATCCTCTGGACGCCACAGAAAATCGTCCTTGTCCACCAGAACGTCTTTTCCACCAAGGCATCTTACCTTCTGCTGGACGTCACCCGCATCAAGCAAACGAGGTGTGATCCCGTCCCATCTAGGGGAATCCTTCTCATCTACTACCATGTTGCAAACTGAGACCCTGCCGGTGCTATCCGGTTCCCTCCCTGGGTGCGAACTTTACGTTCGTTTCGCCAATGCAGCTTTCACCTTTTCCGGTGTTGCAGGCAAGTCGTAAATCCGCGCTCCACATGCATCGTATATCGCGTTGATCACTGCCGGCGCTGTGCACACCATAGTCATCTCTCCCACGCCCGTGGCTCCGAGAGGACCCCTCATTCTCGGTGTCTCCCTGATAATCGACTCCATCTCAAATGCTGTCATTATGGTTGGGAATTTGAACGTGACGTAATCAACGGTTTTACCGTGAATGTACTCTTCCTTGAGAGCATAGCCAACGCCCTGATCCACACCACCTTCGAGCTGTCCTTCCAGGTTCTGAGGATGAATCACAGTGCCCGCATCCACTGTGGTCGTCACCTTAAGCACGCGTACCTCGCCATTCTCCGTATTGACTTCAACTTCGGCCATCTGTATGGAGTGGACCCGTGATTCAAATGAGGGACCGAGCCCTGTCTCAGGATCGAGCCCACCTTCCTTCAGGGCTTTCTTTGTCCCCATGTATCTGGTGAGCTTGCCGGCCTTTTTCAGTTCTTCGCACGTGCGGGCACCCGTCTCCTCCATTGCCTGTTTCAGTTGCTCAATCGCGAGAATCAATGATCCACCGGCGACATAGGTCATTCTGCTGGCTGCGGCCGGACCCATACCCACCGTATTATCTGTGTCGCGAGTCACCAAGCGAATCTTGTTCATGGCTATACCCGTAAGGTGCGATGCGATCTGTGTAAGCATCGAGTCATTACCCTCGCCGGGATCGGCAACCGCACAGAAGATTGTAAGCCCTCCGTCCGGATCAAGCTCTACCGCGACTCTGCCCACATCCCCTGGGCCCATAATACCGAAAGAATGCGCTGCTATGCCCACCCCCCGTCGTATGGTGCCGTTCTTCTGAATTGCAGCGGCTTTTCTGGCTTTGTCATACGATGGCTCGATCGCAGCGCACAGATCCGGAAATGGCCACTGCTCGTACACGTGACCGGTCGAGACACTCTGACCGGGCGCAAGAGAGTTGATTTTCCTGAGCTCAAGCGGATCGATGCCGATGCGCTCTGCGAGCATGTCTATCGCACACTCAAGAGCAAATGCGATCTGGGGCGGCCCCGCACCGCGTGCCGATCCGCCTGCAGGGTTATTCGTATAGACGAGCCGGGCCAATGCGTTTACATTCGGAATATGGTAAGACCCCGAGAGCATGCGCAACGCCCGCAGACAGATGATAGTCCCGGCACTCATGTAAGCGCCGTTATCAACTATGAAATCGATATCGAAAGCTGTTAATTTCCCTTCCCTGTCGCACCCGAGCTTGACGTTCATATCAAAAGGATGGCGCTTCGTGGTAGTCATCATCGATTCTGTAAGGCTCGGTACATAGCGTACCGGACTCTGGAAGTGAAGTGCTGCGGCTCCGGCAATTGCCTCCGAGAGCATTGCCGATTTCTGTCCAAACTGACCTCCGGAGAAGGCCTCTTCATAGCGAATGTTCTCGTAGCCTAGAGCCGTCTGAAGGATAGCCATATCCGCATGGATGTTTATACTGCGTCCGACTACCACGAGTTGAGCGTCTTCGCCCTCACCCTCCAGGTAGGCTACACTGACTTCAGGCTCGAGAGGTGCCTGGTGATTCAGCTGCGTGGAGAAATGTGCCTCTACCACATGTGCTGCTTCGGCCAACGCTTTCTTTGCATCACCCTTGATCTGCGGTTGTCTGAAACAGAGATTCGGTAACTGAGAATGCAGCTGAACCGCTCCTTGTGCCATTGCCTCCTTCGGGCTCCTGAGGACCGGAAGCGCTTGATAGTTTACTGTTACTGCTGCCGCTGCCGCACGGGCTTGATCCCTCGTCCGGGCCGCCACTATCGCGATGGGATCACCGAGGCAATGGACCTTCTCCCCGGCAAGAACGTTTTGGTCCGCCACCACCATCAGTTTTATTCCGTTGTCGCCCTTTATGTCTTTTGCCGTCATTACTCCGATGACACCTGGCATCATCGTTGCCATGGACGTATCGACGGATAGTATCTTCGCATGGTACTCGGTGCTGTGAGCGACTGCTAGCTCGAGCGCATCCTGCAAATGAATGTCGGCAGAAAACTGCGCCATGCCGCAGGCTTTGATCATTGAAGAAGGACGCGGATGTGAAACGCCGATTTTGGGGCCGTTCGGATCCGGTCGGACCGCATCAGGTGTGGATTCACCGCGCATAAAGAGACTGGCCAATTTCACTGCATCGATGATTTTTGCATACCCTGTGCATCGGCAGAGATTATGCTGGAGAGCTCTTTTGATAGCATCTATGTCCGGGTTCGGATTGCTATCGAGGAGCGCCTTAGTCGCCATAATCATGCCTGGTGTGCAGAACCCGCACTGAATTGCGCCCGAAAGAACGAATGCTTCCTGAATCAGGTGAGGATTGTCGGGTGTTCCGAGACCCTCCACCGTGATCACATCGGCACCGTCGAGGTTTGCTACCTTTTGAAGACACGACCTGACTGCTTTACCATTTACTATCACGGTGCATGCGCCGCATTGGCCCTTGCGGTCACAGGAC from Syntrophorhabdaceae bacterium encodes the following:
- a CDS encoding TusE/DsrC/DsvC family sulfur relay protein, which gives rise to MVVDEKDSPRWDGITPRLLDAGDVQQKVRCLGGKDVLVDKDDFLWRPEDWTEDLARALARECGIDTLNDLQWQVIRFLREYFFYHGRAPLNRDIKAAVGISLMELECLFPGGIRRGARLVAGLPNPRTCSG
- a CDS encoding molybdopterin cofactor-binding domain-containing protein translates to MKKVVMKVNGRSHQFIVEPDRVLLDLLREDLRLTGAKQSCDRKGQCGACTVIVNGKAVRSCLQKVANLDGADVITVEGLGTPDNPHLIQEAFVLSGAIQCGFCTPGMIMATKALLDSNPNPDIDAIKRALQHNLCRCTGYAKIIDAVKLASLFMRGESTPDAVRPDPNGPKIGVSHPRPSSMIKACGMAQFSADIHLQDALELAVAHSTEYHAKILSVDTSMATMMPGVIGVMTAKDIKGDNGIKLMVVADQNVLAGEKVHCLGDPIAIVAARTRDQARAAAAAVTVNYQALPVLRSPKEAMAQGAVQLHSQLPNLCFRQPQIKGDAKKALAEAAHVVEAHFSTQLNHQAPLEPEVSVAYLEGEGEDAQLVVVGRSINIHADMAILQTALGYENIRYEEAFSGGQFGQKSAMLSEAIAGAAALHFQSPVRYVPSLTESMMTTTKRHPFDMNVKLGCDREGKLTAFDIDFIVDNGAYMSAGTIICLRALRMLSGSYHIPNVNALARLVYTNNPAGGSARGAGPPQIAFALECAIDMLAERIGIDPLELRKINSLAPGQSVSTGHVYEQWPFPDLCAAIEPSYDKARKAAAIQKNGTIRRGVGIAAHSFGIMGPGDVGRVAVELDPDGGLTIFCAVADPGEGNDSMLTQIASHLTGIAMNKIRLVTRDTDNTVGMGPAAASRMTYVAGGSLILAIEQLKQAMEETGARTCEELKKAGKLTRYMGTKKALKEGGLDPETGLGPSFESRVHSIQMAEVEVNTENGEVRVLKVTTTVDAGTVIHPQNLEGQLEGGVDQGVGYALKEEYIHGKTVDYVTFKFPTIMTAFEMESIIRETPRMRGPLGATGVGEMTMVCTAPAVINAIYDACGARIYDLPATPEKVKAALAKRT